In Porites lutea chromosome 8, jaPorLute2.1, whole genome shotgun sequence, the genomic stretch AAACTTACAGTTTCCTGGCCACCATTTGGAAGCCGAAAGTGATGGTGAGTGGATGACAAATTCTTGAGCTTTCTTATCATAGGTTGCTGTTGTCTCCAAGCCTCGAATAAAAGttcctaaaaaaattattatattgttgttgttatatatGATTGTGATAATTTATTCTGCTTCTTCAACTACAGTGAATTCCTATTTTCACTCATACAAGAAAGATGCACCCAAACATACTAGGTAGCCTGGTCTCTAAGACATGTGTTATAAATGCATATTTTTGTCACAAGTCAAAtctgatttcaggttaaaatttttttaaccttccCCAAGGCTACAGTACCTGTGCAAACAGTGTTTAACAACTTTAAAATTTAGAGAACTAATTACCACGCAAAAATATTTCatattaaaaaagggaaaattcaATCTGTGGCTGATAACCATCTGGCCCTGCTTcctactggataaatcactatcctgCTGCACTGAATAATGCAGTTGGTTTTCCGGAAAGTCAACCACTGGGTAGTGATTTATgtggtggatagtgctatcccagtgttataaaagttataaaatattttcaatttctctatTATTAATGAAAGAGCACCTAaccaatattaattttattttagatTCCAAAACTATGACTTGCCAGTAAGTTAATGAAGTCAAAGTTGGCCATTATAAGTGCTTACACAGTCGAAACTTCTGTAagtgaccacccaaaatgcaaagactgagtggtcCCTTATGGTTGTTTACAAGAATTGAACCACGGGGGctctcttccgagaagaggtccaggcacatttACTTTATGGAGAATAATATATTGCAGGCAATGTTGCATTAGGATATGTGGAGTTCCATGTTATCACTAAAGTGCTTTGTATATTCTAAGTAACATAGTGCATGCAGCAaaaatagagatcagagaatgcaccaagtggtcgcttacaagaggttaaaaacaatggaaaattatcAACTGTCAGGctcaaaaagtggtcgcagtcgctTACAGGAGGCGGTCATTTACTAggggttccaactgtaaggctttgactgggaaaattttggtgttttggattcgCAATTAGATGGTCGCACAAACGGAGGCTTGACTGTAATACCTTTGCTATAGAATCAAATTTAATCAATTATTCATTAAATTTTCTTCATATATTCAAAGACAGTTTATTGAGAtgtattaataattcataataaactttgaaaattgtTACCATGGCCTAGTTCAGTTTGTGCATAGGTTCCAATGATCTGGTAAGACTCTGCCAGAGGAAGCCACTTGGCTTTTTGTTCAGGGGTCCCTTGACTCTGTAAATACCATTCAgttgagaaaaaattaataagtgGACAACAGTTGCTGGAAGAAATCAGTGGCAAAAATTATGTGAATACCACAAACAAATTTATAAGAAAGGAGAAAAGTTAGGTTGACCAGTGAAACTGCAAACATCTACACTCTTTATTTGAGTATCAATTTATATACTAATCTCTATATATCTCCTACTGGACACAGGGCCATCATTTTACGTAGTCATCTAAGATAATTatgaaggtctagccatttgcagccCAGCAAAGGCAGAATCTTCATTATTAGGTATTGGCCCAGCCCAACAGATTGAACCTATAAACATTAACTCCTGCATGCATTGCAGTCAACTGCAATATAGACTGGGCATGATCGAGCTAGTCTTGCCAAGGTTGCATTACAAACTAAAACTTGACTTCCACCCTCTGAACTTGTTAAATCAAGGTGTGTTTGGAATCAAAATTTTTCTGGAAGCCAGTCCCTGAGCTACAACTGTACCAGGAATACATGCACCCATATAATTATTTCACATCAACAGTGCAACAGTATATGGTTAATAGAACTTTCAATTGTACTCTTCACAATAAATTataagcaaaaattaaaattttaaagtaaattGATTTTTAATTGATTGAGGTTAAGACACTGATTTATCTTGTACATGCCTACCTTTATTGTTGGAATAAACATTGTGTTGCTCAGAGCATATGGAAAATATGTGCCTGAAAgactaaaaacatttttttgttaatctTTCATGGCTCAAAGTGTAGTACCTTGTGTAAATATAAAATGTAGTACTGACCATAAAAGTTACAGACACTTTTTTACTTTATCCATTTTGAACCAAAAAATAATGTACAGTAGTCACCaacaaaaatgtaataattgATGACAATTTCACAACTATTTAGTTTTAGAGAGAAGTTgacaaaaaatacttaaaatgtGAAAGATCAATAACTTTTTATATGCAGTGCAGTTATTGTACCACAATCTCTATCCCATTAGGAGCCAGCTACTCAAGACGTGGGGAACGGAGGATATTACCATATTCCTGTCATGCATTGTGATCAAACTATATTATCAAACAGCCGAATcccataagcccctccgaatataagcccctccaaaaataagcccttcaaaaagggcctttgaaaaatataagccctggggcttattttcggaattttacggtaattcaAAAACACCATGCATACAACAGATAAGCAGCGATGTATAAGGAGAGAAAGGTCACACAGTCAAATCTTACAGAGAACATTAAGAAAACAGGATACTTTAATCAAGGAATCATTCTGTCATCCAGATGGAAGATGAAAAATTAGGTAAAGACCTAGAACTTTACCTCCAAATCTCACCCTTAAAGCGGCGAATGTCCCCGCAACTTTAGGTAAAATTCATGTTTTCATCACACAGAGCAGAAACAATCACCCTGAAATAGGCACAAAGCATGCTGGGAAGATGGTAATATCCAGCTCCTTTGATGTGGGATAATTCTGAAGGTGCAGTTGCGTAGAAGTGCTATGGCTAGAACCCTGTTTAGTTTTTCCTTAGCCACACCCTTGAGTTCTTGGTGTCCATATTGATGTCttgcaaaaacaatttttctacCTAGTATCAGCCTTACATTGCTGTAGCCACAGTGACACCATAAAAACAATGAggtaaagaattttctttgcgTCATTGTTTTTCCCCTCTCAGAGGAAGTTTAAGGTTACATTACTGACTATGTTGTAAAAAAtaatacagttgactctctcCTAATGGACACCttgtaaaatggacacctagagttggtcagCCTGCCTTTCTTTACATCCTTTACTTGCAATTGACTCTCTGTAAGATAGACACCTCTTTAATATGGAGACTTTGTCAAGGCTTAAAAAAACTTGATTTCCAGCTTGttctttgggcaagcagctttCACATTTTGCCCGCTCAGAGCCACTTCTTGTTTGACTTAGTGAATGATTTGTTTAGAGGATGGCATGCCTGGATCCTTACCCATCACGAAAGTAagctttaaaatttactttcccagcaagaaaatctacttgtcccagTGGGACTATCGGACAGGGCTTTTCTCAAGCTCTGCTTATAAGTTCTGGTCACTGCAAAGGTGTCTGTTTTAGACAGAGTTCGCTGTAACATAATAGCTTAATTATATTTACCAAGCAGTAAAAACCAGAGTAATTTAATCAAAAAATAATGTACCTGTTCAACATGCGAATGTCATCTTCATTAGTAATGTTGTACTCCTTATGTAGTTCTAACATCCGCAGCCCTTTTTCACAAGACCTTTCATACTGGTGCTTGCGATCACAAACATATGCATCTTCCTTGCTAAAAATGGGATCCTTCACAAGCAAGGATTCTAAAAATGTAAAGGATGGAAAGACATTATACAGGATAATATTATATGACCTCTCAGATCAGTACAGCGCTAGAAATTGTTTTGCTATAACAGCCTGCACCATGTGAATGACACATCAAGTCATTGTTGATTGCAAATTCGGTAAGGGTTTTAAATGGTAGAATACAAGACTAACCACAAGACATCtaggaaactaaaaaaaacaagactTCAAGACTCACTGCAAACCATTCTGAAATTTTGAAGATTTGATGAAATTGTTTCCAAAACCCACAATTTTCTTACTAGTTACTATAATTATATCTGCCACCCTTATACATGAATTCAGCTACGTAAATAATGTTCTGAGTAATCATAAATAATTATCCTGTTTGCAGAGCCTCTTTCAATCCTCCTAGCCTGTGTAGCATAGTGGTTTTGGTCAGGCACACAAACAAGCCAAGGTAGGCAAGGGCAGTAAAACTGCCATGAGGATATTGGGGTGGTAgcaatagtttttatttttctcatgaCTTTGTCACTCTTTCGCATACTTTTGCAGCTTCACATGCTTTTGCGGCTTCACGCCATTTCATGGCTTTGTTGCTCAGCAGTATGTCTGACAAAATCGTCATGCTATGCAGGCCATGATCTTccttaaaaaactgaaaagaggGAATTAGAGTTTCCCTCCTCTTCCCAATTTTTCTTCAAAGGAGACTATGCAagcaggaaagaaaaaattaagatGAAATAACTTCATACAGTCAAAGTGCAAACACTACAGAGGTATCTGTTTTATAGATGAAGGAGTTGTGGTGTTCAGTATATATATTTAGAACAAAGTGAACTGTGCATAATATAAATAGGTATTTAGATTTGCCATTTATTGGTACATATTTATCTACCACCCCTTCACTCACATCAATGATCAATCTAGACACCATTTTTTACCTCCTTTTATGCACTTGTCATTGTAAGTATTCAACAATGCTTTCGAAGGTTCAGAGAAAAGTGATCAGTTGAGGTTGAACAATTAAATCATGGCAACAAGCCACGACATGCAGACTGGCAAAATTGCATGAAAAATGAGTCATCAAGGGGAACAAATCAGACAAAAATAGCAGTGGGTCATTCAGTGGGTAATCACTGCAATAGGCAATAAAGGCTGAACATTTCATTTGGCATTACCAAGACCTGATTATTGTGATTATtctacattgtagtcaccatctgtcttctcatttgctaaaagcctacagttaattctgggaaacagcgcaacctacagattattcactaatctgtacctacagattagtgaataatctgtaggttgcgcgtgcaatgcatgatttccaagagcaatgtcaagtgcacggacagcaataaactgtgatcgctgcgataacgcgtttgtcgttattttcttcaaaacaatgtataataaaacaattattagattcggtttttgtgatatccggaataatcaaggtttcggttagtgttatcagcctcagccttcggcttcggctgataacacttacctcgaccttgattattccggatatcacaaaaacctcatccaataattgtttataattctgCTGAAAGGTAGTTATTTTAAAACGCCAGAAAAAGAGCAGAAGGGCCCAAACAAattgaagttttgttttgtcgCTTGCCATCATTAATTCCTTCTCTGCTTGGGCACCACACAGACCAAAATTAATTTCTGCCTTCTAGGATCTGCCTAGTACTACAatggatcttcctccctccatgtaaatagCCCTTACATAACAAGACTAACAGACGTAAATAACTGTATAACAAAAGCAGGCACAATTGAATGACCAACAGACACAATAATAAATTGGTTAAAAACAGACTAAAATGAATGATAAAAAGACAGAAATTAgatgaaaaactaaaagaatTCAATGTGCTCATTAAATGGTACTTTATGGAAAATTTGCTTCACATGAGCGTCGGCAAAACATTTGCAATTTTATACAGCTGTGAGTGTAGCTGTGATCTGTACACAAAAATATGAtgtcttttctttcttgaaCTCAATCAATGCTCGTATGCCCGCCACCTGTTTTCAAGAAACGGTATAACAGATATTCATAATGAGCGAGCGTGTTTGACTTTCCGAAAACTGGAGTTAACGTTGCAGGTTTTTGCAAAATATCCAAGAAAGCTGATTACGTAAATTACAGTACCCAGGTATCTTTTTCTCTCGATCTTCTGCCGTCCGCCGTGAAGCAGGTAACTGAGCTCAATCGGGTTAAAAGAGGCCTTCTCTCGCTCTAGGGCTAAATCAGGATTTACTTTGGCCGTAGAAGACAGCATCGTTCTGTGAACATCAACGGTGCCCGCAATTTTTTCCCACCAGTTCCAAAGGCTCACAGGTCTTCCAGTTTTCTCGCTTTAGGCCACCTCGGTCGACGATTGCGTGACTTCACCTATAAAGCCCTACAAAAACGTCTATGAGGTGCTGAACAGACTATGATTTTCGGGTTATAGActgagtcttaaacagggtgtACAATTTCCCTACTAAGAGTCTTGAACAGATTTTCTAAGAAGTTCTGAACAAGAAGCCTTGAGCAAGGGGAAAATGGTCTCAGGGGTTAGGAGGCCTCAGAAGTAAAGTACACCACTACGAAGCTTCCCATAAGTGCTCCCCCGGGTACTATGTTATGTGATACAAAGTAGAATCATCTAAAGCCACATGATAACATTTATACAAAAACATGTCTTAGTTTCCTAGTTTGTGTAGTCTAGCCAAGAACTTAATGCAAAAATGAGACCAAAAAAAACGACTTCAAACGAAGGATTTTTTAAGTCGACGAAATGTCACGCACTAAGGTTACTACTTCATGTAAGCCTTACGTATAATGTCCTGAGACATATGTATATAGTGAAGTACCGACCCACACTAAGATCGTGTTTCCTTTCATGTAAGCTACATTATGTAAGctacattattgttattgtcagCCAGGCCTGATTGACAGCCAAACACTGTGAACAGATGCTGTTGCTTGCATTGTGCAGCTAATCATCCAACAATCATCAATGTGTTGTCTCCCTGCAGGTGGAAATTTTAGTATTATGTTGTTCCTTGATCTTCAAAGAAGGACTCAAGACTCTTGAGAAATCATGCTGGCAAAAAACTACTTTACTCGTGCCTTTTTGTCGACTGTGTTGACCCTGTGTCGTGTCAATCTCATCAGTCTAAGTATTCCCGAATTCCCTCCGCGAATTATTATGTCTGaggataaaaactttctcactGGACACCTTCAGCCACTTGGGCATCAACGTTCTCCCAGTGGAGCAGTTAAAGAGTACACTGAGGCTGTCCGACCGGAGGAGTTTTGGGAAAAGCATGTGAACCTTTCTGTTCCGCTTGTGCTCCGCCAAGGAATTGGAAAATCACCAGCTTTAAATACTTGGATAAATGATGATTATTTGAGAGATAGCTACGGTGAATTAGACGTACTAATCGAGTTAAAGGAAGAAGACAGGGCACACTCGACTAGAAGAATGAACATCTCCGAGTTTCTGTCTCGGTACAAACATGAAGATATTTACGCTGTTACTCTTCTACCAGATCCTATGAGAAAAGAAATCCAGGTAACCAGGTTGTAGCTCTTTATaagtaaaaattttaatttccatCATTTCACACCATAATTAACACCTTCACGCCTTATTTATCTGAATGCATCTTGTCCGGTAAACTAAGTTTTGAATgttcattttaaacttttcttCCATCAAACAAATAGCGCAAGCCTGACCTGAATGGTCCCGCGGTCAAAGGGGGTGTGGTTTTGGAACTCCAGAGTTTGGACAGGAGACTGGGATGTAATGATTCAAATTgtgttaaaaagttttttttccaaggAGAGCAAAGGAATCATTTTAAATGCACAAATTATCCTTCACAGATAGCACATaatttagcctgaatttcagacaattacttcgagtcgtttttactcccttACTGAGGGAGTTAAAATGCCCCTTGAAGATTCAGGCTACAAATAAATACCCAGGTGtccaaccttgttcccaggttctctTTCTTACTGAGATTCTCTCTGTCTCTCGCTCCGTAGatacgggtaggagagaaccctgggaacaaggttacCAGGTGCCACTCTGCTGTTAAACTCCTTCTTCCATTCAGAAATTTCTCTTCACACAGGTTCCATACTGTTTGTTGTGTGGTTCTTTCCTTGACTACATTCATGAAACCAACTTTTGGATGAGCTCTGGAGGAACACGTTCAGTCATCCATTATGATGCAGATCACAACCTCCACTGCCTGGTTTCTGGACGTAAAGATTTTATCATGATTGAAAGAAAATATGCTGAAGACTTGTACTTCTTTGAAATGGTACAGTAATTAATGAAAGACTtaatgacaacaacaaacttaattttaaaataagctGATAATATCACAGACACTGCCCACAGCTGGCAAGACTATTCGAGGTGGGACAGTGCATGCAAAAAAAGATTAAGGCGAACTAAGGAACATTTATAGACTTATTTCTTGATAAAGTAGTAGTATTATTTTAGACAAATCCATCAACGTGTATCCCCCGCCCTGATATCATGTTTTAAATCCTCCTAATGCAGCTCTCACCCTTCTCTGTCATCCTTTTTTCCCCGGCCATACCTCAAATTTTCTCTTCTTGGTTTACCCCACCCAAACCCATCCTGTACCCTAATTCACTCTCAAACATCAtaagtttcttcttttattcaagCCTTTAAACACCCACCTGCCTCTTTTAAGGCAAGCTTTACCCTCTTTTCCTGGCCAAACCCTCCTAAAC encodes the following:
- the LOC140946294 gene encoding tRNA wybutosine-synthesizing protein 5-like, which gives rise to MLAKNYFTRAFLSTVLTLCRVNLISLSIPEFPPRIIMSEDKNFLTGHLQPLGHQRSPSGAVKEYTEAVRPEEFWEKHVNLSVPLVLRQGIGKSPALNTWINDDYLRDSYGELDVLIELKEEDRAHSTRRMNISEFLSRYKHEDIYAVTLLPDPMRKEIQVPYCLLCGSFLDYIHETNFWMSSGGTRSVIHYDADHNLHCLVSGRKDFIMIERKYAEDLYFFEMKEYSGSSFSGIDPNNVDLVKFPHVAKVPWTYATLSPGDCIYIPAEYIHQVRSYKRTISATILFTSGPLLDTPFKPEGCNETLNYTPLSDVEVHWTYQKGDAYIEMGYMNVEVMRHSLLATMKERNEENLTKEAFLEFWGDYEEQPYEYHDDNIKEDPRVTFEKYLDKKHKGFVTKEDILNIPRETLKALARLVDVPHGPQAKTENGAKLDKKLAVHEDL